In Miniphocaeibacter halophilus, the following proteins share a genomic window:
- the alr gene encoding alanine racemase, whose product MGKYQSYVKVNIDALEHNYFELKRICYPSKISAVVKANAYGLGAVTIARELEKIGLDYLCVANVNEALELRNNDIFLPILVLGYIADDFFKAIVQNRIEVTAYNFEHCKKINEEAKKLDAIVDVHIKIDTGMGRLGYLIDEKNIDSTIKEIKKISELSNIRIKGIYSHLSDADGEDFSYTKKQYEKFMNFIKLLEKENISIPIKHISNDAGAIVHGYYLDMIRSGIGIYGYYPSKTVEYSNKVKLEAVASLFTTVSSVKVFEEGESIGYNRTFKTNKVTKIATIAIGYADGYPIQLSNKGYVKIKGQKAKIIGKVCMDQTMVDVSNIEDINIGDSVLLYGKDEYGELPIYEIANLANTIVYDLICGITMRIPRIYIKDNKVLSVINYLKH is encoded by the coding sequence ATGGGGAAATATCAAAGTTATGTAAAAGTTAATATAGATGCATTAGAACACAATTATTTTGAACTTAAAAGAATTTGTTATCCTTCTAAAATAAGTGCAGTAGTAAAGGCTAATGCATATGGCTTAGGAGCTGTTACAATAGCTAGGGAGCTGGAAAAAATAGGATTGGATTATTTATGTGTAGCAAATGTAAATGAGGCCTTAGAATTAAGAAATAATGATATATTCTTACCAATTTTAGTTTTGGGATATATTGCTGATGATTTTTTTAAAGCAATAGTACAAAATAGAATTGAAGTAACAGCATATAATTTTGAACATTGTAAAAAAATAAATGAAGAAGCGAAAAAATTAGATGCTATTGTAGATGTCCATATAAAAATAGATACAGGAATGGGTAGATTAGGGTATTTAATTGATGAAAAAAACATAGATAGCACAATTAAGGAAATTAAGAAAATAAGTGAACTTTCCAATATTAGAATTAAAGGTATTTACTCACATCTTTCAGATGCTGATGGAGAGGATTTTTCATATACAAAAAAACAATATGAAAAATTTATGAACTTTATAAAACTTCTTGAAAAAGAAAATATTTCTATTCCAATAAAACATATAAGTAATGACGCCGGCGCTATAGTTCATGGATATTATTTAGACATGATTCGTTCGGGAATAGGAATTTATGGGTATTATCCTTCAAAAACAGTGGAGTATTCCAATAAAGTTAAATTAGAGGCAGTTGCATCTTTATTTACAACTGTTTCAAGCGTAAAAGTGTTTGAAGAAGGCGAAAGTATAGGTTATAATCGAACCTTTAAAACAAATAAGGTTACAAAAATTGCAACAATTGCAATAGGATATGCTGATGGATATCCTATACAACTATCTAATAAAGGTTATGTAAAAATTAAGGGACAGAAAGCAAAAATCATAGGTAAGGTTTGCATGGATCAAACAATGGTAGATGTTTCCAATATTGAAGACATCAACATTGGAGATTCTGTTCTTCTTTACGGCAAGGATGAATATGGAGAATTACCGATTTATGAAATTGCCAATTTGGCCAATACCATAGTATATGATTTAATTTGTGGTATTACGATGAGAATACCTAGAATTTATATTAAAGATAATAAAGTTCTTAGTGTAATTAATTATCTAAAGCATTGA
- the sdaAA gene encoding L-serine ammonia-lyase, iron-sulfur-dependent, subunit alpha has protein sequence MIYNAEELILYCKDNNKSIADIVLEDEIKSSGETEEIIIEKLLNMLEVMEQSAKKFLEVESVTNLGMIDGFAKKANDYALKDEGLLSKENIQAMAMAFSTLEFSSSMGKIVASPTAGSSGIIPAAIFRYKATNKDVDNRKLVDALLTSVGIGQIIGRYANFAGAEGGCQAECGSASAMASAALVFLKGGSIEEILNAASITLVNILGLVCDPIAGLVEYPCTFRNASGVINAILSADLALAGIKSLVPFEEVTQAMNEVGKSMSYTLKETSLGGLAATKTGEKIKKEFYGE, from the coding sequence ATGATATATAATGCAGAAGAATTAATATTATATTGTAAGGATAATAATAAATCCATAGCCGATATAGTTCTTGAAGATGAAATAAAATCCTCAGGGGAAACAGAGGAAATAATAATAGAAAAGCTACTTAATATGTTAGAAGTAATGGAACAATCGGCAAAGAAATTTTTGGAAGTAGAAAGTGTTACAAATCTAGGCATGATTGATGGTTTTGCTAAGAAGGCAAATGACTATGCATTAAAAGATGAAGGCTTGTTAAGTAAAGAGAATATACAAGCAATGGCAATGGCGTTTTCAACACTTGAATTTAGTTCATCAATGGGGAAAATAGTTGCGTCACCGACAGCCGGCTCATCAGGAATAATCCCAGCGGCTATTTTTAGGTATAAGGCAACTAATAAGGATGTTGATAATCGTAAACTAGTAGATGCTTTATTAACTTCTGTAGGAATAGGACAAATAATTGGCAGATATGCAAATTTTGCCGGTGCTGAAGGTGGATGTCAAGCAGAATGTGGTTCTGCTTCTGCAATGGCTTCAGCTGCTTTAGTTTTCCTAAAGGGTGGTTCTATTGAAGAAATTTTAAATGCAGCATCTATTACTTTAGTAAATATTCTTGGCTTAGTTTGTGATCCTATTGCTGGGTTAGTTGAATACCCATGTACATTTAGAAATGCTTCAGGTGTAATTAATGCAATATTATCAGCAGATTTGGCTTTAGCAGGAATCAAATCATTAGTACCTTTTGAAGAAGTAACCCAAGCAATGAATGAAGTTGGCAAATCCATGAGTTATACTTTAAAAGAAACTTCTTTAGGAGGCTTAGCTGCTACAAAAACAGGAGAAAAAATAAAAAAAGAATTTTATGGTGAGTAA
- a CDS encoding HDIG domain-containing metalloprotein, whose protein sequence is MDRDKALELLKEYNKEKFHIQHAITVEKVMEYFAEIENEDPKYWGIVGLLHDIDFEMYPEEHCVKAIEILENNGYDEEFITSVISHGYGICSDVKPSKKMEKILYAVDELTGLIFAASLMRPSKSTKDMKLKSLKKKFKDKSFAAGCSRDTIRNGAEMLNMELDELLENTLVAMQEKEDEILSQIEK, encoded by the coding sequence ATGGATAGAGATAAGGCGTTAGAGTTACTAAAAGAATACAATAAAGAAAAATTCCATATACAACACGCCATTACAGTAGAAAAAGTTATGGAATATTTTGCAGAAATTGAAAATGAAGATCCTAAATATTGGGGAATAGTTGGGTTACTACATGATATTGACTTTGAAATGTATCCGGAAGAACATTGTGTAAAGGCAATAGAAATACTTGAGAATAATGGATACGACGAAGAGTTTATTACAAGCGTAATAAGTCATGGATATGGAATTTGCTCTGATGTAAAACCTAGTAAAAAAATGGAAAAAATTCTGTATGCAGTAGATGAATTAACAGGTTTGATTTTTGCTGCATCTTTAATGAGACCATCAAAATCTACAAAGGATATGAAACTAAAGAGCTTAAAGAAAAAATTCAAAGACAAAAGTTTTGCAGCCGGTTGCTCAAGGGATACAATTCGTAATGGTGCTGAAATGTTAAATATGGAACTTGACGAATTGTTAGAAAATACTCTTGTAGCTATGCAGGAAAAAGAAGATGAAATACTTTCTCAAATAGAAAAATAA
- a CDS encoding S1 RNA-binding domain-containing protein — protein sequence MIELGEIQKLEIKRIRKVGAFLGPSKSSDRDEVVLLPSNEITEKDKVGDTTDVFIYKDHENRLTATRKKPKITLGKIAHLEVKDITKIGAFLDWGLQKDLFLPFKEQTIKLEKGRKYLVALYIDKSNRLSSTMKIRDYLRTDSNFKENDWVDGIVYNIVDDIGAFVAVDGIYEALIPKEHIRGIVVVGENVSARVSSVKADGRLNLTMKNRSHLEIDNDSNLIMDTLLENDGFLELNDKSSPEDIIDTLSMTKSSFKKAVGRLLKNNKIEFYKNGIKIKRRD from the coding sequence ATGATAGAATTAGGTGAAATTCAAAAGCTAGAAATTAAGCGTATTAGAAAAGTCGGAGCTTTTTTAGGACCTTCCAAAAGTAGTGATAGAGATGAAGTTGTACTTCTACCTAGTAATGAAATTACCGAAAAAGACAAGGTAGGAGATACTACAGATGTTTTTATATATAAAGATCATGAAAATAGATTAACGGCTACTAGAAAAAAACCTAAAATAACCTTAGGTAAAATTGCCCATTTAGAAGTTAAGGATATTACAAAAATTGGAGCATTTTTAGATTGGGGTTTACAAAAGGATTTGTTTTTACCCTTTAAAGAACAGACAATCAAGCTAGAAAAGGGAAGAAAGTATTTAGTTGCCTTATATATTGATAAATCCAATAGGTTAAGTTCAACAATGAAAATTAGAGATTATTTAAGAACAGACTCGAACTTTAAGGAAAATGATTGGGTTGATGGAATAGTTTATAATATAGTTGATGATATTGGTGCATTTGTAGCAGTAGATGGTATATACGAAGCACTAATACCTAAAGAACATATTAGAGGAATAGTTGTTGTAGGTGAAAATGTAAGTGCTAGAGTTTCATCAGTAAAGGCTGATGGAAGATTAAATTTGACTATGAAAAATAGAAGTCATTTAGAAATAGATAATGATAGTAATTTAATTATGGATACACTTTTAGAAAATGATGGATTTTTAGAATTAAATGATAAATCAAGCCCTGAAGATATTATTGACACTTTATCTATGACAAAATCAAGCTTTAAGAAAGCAGTTGGAAGATTATTAAAAAATAATAAAATAGAGTTTTATAAAAATGGTATAAAAATAAAGAGGAGAGATTAA
- a CDS encoding peptidylprolyl isomerase: MSESNILAVVNGREITKEEVQSFINMMGQQGAQFNNEEGMKKVTDELVNQELFYFDALKNGLDKNEDYLKEIERIKESALKQFAVNNFLKDIEIKDSEVEEYYNSHKEYFKKPEMVTASHILVEDEEKAKKVKEEIENGKSFEEAAVEYSTCPSKEKGGSLGQFGRGQMVPEFEQAAFNAEVGTITDPVKSQFGYHIIKVDNKTSEDYSSLDEVKNEVKRQLTALKQQEVYLNKAKDLSKEYKVEKFY, encoded by the coding sequence ATGAGCGAAAGTAATATTTTAGCAGTAGTAAATGGAAGAGAAATTACAAAAGAAGAAGTACAAAGTTTTATAAATATGATGGGACAACAAGGTGCACAATTTAATAATGAAGAGGGAATGAAAAAAGTTACCGATGAATTAGTAAATCAAGAATTATTTTATTTTGATGCCTTAAAAAATGGTTTAGATAAAAATGAAGACTATTTAAAGGAAATTGAAAGAATAAAAGAAAGTGCATTAAAGCAATTTGCTGTTAATAATTTCTTGAAAGACATAGAAATTAAAGACAGTGAAGTTGAAGAATATTACAATTCCCATAAAGAATACTTTAAAAAACCGGAAATGGTTACAGCTTCTCATATTTTAGTTGAAGATGAAGAAAAAGCAAAAAAAGTTAAAGAGGAAATAGAAAACGGTAAATCTTTCGAAGAAGCTGCTGTTGAATATTCAACATGTCCATCAAAAGAAAAAGGTGGTTCTTTAGGACAATTTGGTAGAGGACAAATGGTTCCCGAATTTGAGCAAGCTGCTTTTAATGCCGAAGTTGGAACGATAACTGATCCAGTTAAATCACAATTTGGTTACCATATTATTAAAGTTGACAATAAAACAAGTGAAGATTATTCCTCATTAGATGAAGTTAAAAATGAAGTAAAAAGACAATTAACAGCTTTAAAACAACAAGAGGTTTATTTAAATAAAGCAAAGGACTTAAGTAAAGAATATAAGGTAGAGAAGTTTTATTAA
- a CDS encoding type II toxin-antitoxin system PemK/MazF family toxin produces MKIKRGDIFFADLSPVVGSEQGGVRPVVVIQNNVGNKYSPTIIVAAITSQLHKAKLPTHVGITADSYGLPKNSVILLEQIRTIDKKRLREKIGVFDDKVMIKVDEGLKTSLGLS; encoded by the coding sequence ATGAAAATAAAAAGAGGAGATATTTTCTTTGCTGACCTTAGTCCTGTTGTTGGTTCTGAACAAGGAGGAGTTAGACCTGTTGTTGTTATACAAAATAATGTTGGAAATAAGTATAGCCCTACTATTATTGTTGCAGCAATAACTTCTCAATTACATAAAGCTAAACTGCCAACTCATGTTGGCATAACTGCAGATTCCTATGGTTTACCCAAGAATTCTGTAATATTATTAGAACAAATAAGGACAATAGACAAAAAAAGGTTAAGAGAAAAAATTGGTGTTTTTGACGATAAAGTCATGATTAAAGTTGATGAGGGATTAAAAACATCCTTAGGGCTATCATAA
- a CDS encoding YitT family protein — MMNLLKKYGKQFKKITIVTFGSILVAVGIYFFIMDYQIPLGGISGFAIALQNLFPKLQVGYVMTTLNILLFILSYIFLGKEYVGYTLYSSLIVSNTITLLENLVPLKEALTSNILLSVIIGVILSGLGIAIVITQNATTGGTEILASIINKYTNIDIGRSIMFADGLVVLFGIYAVNIEVGLYALVGLGLNTLVINWAISGLNTKINMVIITEKFEIVNKFIIEHMERGSTVYLAEGGFSRERKQIINTIVSRSEYFVIKNYVSEVDPKAFVIMNYVNEVVGEGFTHEPEDLKDMY, encoded by the coding sequence ATGATGAATTTATTAAAGAAATATGGAAAACAATTTAAAAAAATTACAATAGTTACATTTGGTTCTATTTTAGTTGCAGTGGGGATTTATTTTTTTATAATGGATTACCAAATTCCATTAGGGGGAATTAGTGGATTTGCAATAGCTTTACAAAATTTATTTCCGAAACTGCAAGTTGGATACGTAATGACAACATTAAATATATTATTATTTATATTGTCATATATTTTTTTAGGAAAAGAATATGTAGGATATACCTTATATTCTTCTTTAATAGTTTCCAATACAATTACCCTATTAGAAAATCTTGTTCCATTAAAGGAAGCGTTAACAAGTAATATTTTGCTAAGTGTAATTATAGGTGTTATATTGTCAGGACTAGGAATAGCAATAGTAATTACTCAAAATGCTACAACAGGTGGAACAGAAATACTAGCCAGCATAATAAATAAGTATACAAATATAGACATAGGTAGAAGTATTATGTTTGCAGATGGCTTAGTGGTTTTATTCGGTATATATGCAGTAAATATCGAAGTAGGTTTATATGCATTAGTAGGATTAGGGTTAAATACCCTAGTAATAAATTGGGCAATATCTGGATTAAACACTAAGATAAATATGGTAATAATTACTGAAAAATTTGAAATTGTCAATAAATTTATAATAGAGCATATGGAACGTGGCTCAACAGTATATTTAGCAGAAGGCGGATTTTCTAGGGAGAGAAAACAAATAATAAATACAATAGTTTCAAGATCTGAATATTTTGTTATTAAAAATTATGTATCGGAAGTTGATCCTAAAGCATTTGTTATTATGAATTATGTTAATGAAGTAGTAGGAGAAGGTTTTACACATGAACCAGAAGATTTAAAAGATATGTACTGA
- the sdaAB gene encoding L-serine ammonia-lyase, iron-sulfur-dependent subunit beta — protein MGDYNLFDILGPIMIGPSSSHTAGACRISKTARIISGDGFNKIKFILHGSFAETYKGHGTDKALLAGALRMYPDDDRLKYSFEIAKEQGLEFSFEKGDLGNVHPNTVKIEMYYPNGKVNTVVGSSIGGGNIKIVEMNGIKINFTSEYPLLICRYVDKRGIIAFISTILSDNGYNIESMHTNKSDEGVTLVIELDKNIDENTIETISKNEDINFVKHLVKGF, from the coding sequence ATGGGAGATTATAATTTATTTGATATTTTAGGACCAATAATGATTGGTCCTTCAAGTTCCCATACTGCAGGAGCTTGTAGAATTTCAAAAACAGCTCGAATTATTTCAGGTGATGGTTTTAATAAAATCAAATTTATTTTACATGGTTCCTTTGCTGAAACATATAAGGGACACGGTACAGATAAAGCTTTATTAGCTGGGGCATTAAGAATGTATCCAGATGATGATAGATTGAAATATTCTTTTGAAATAGCTAAAGAACAAGGACTAGAATTTTCTTTTGAAAAGGGAGATTTAGGAAATGTTCATCCTAACACTGTAAAAATTGAAATGTATTATCCTAATGGAAAGGTTAATACAGTAGTTGGATCTTCAATTGGTGGCGGAAATATAAAAATAGTAGAAATGAATGGCATAAAAATTAATTTCACTAGTGAATATCCTTTATTAATATGTAGATATGTAGATAAAAGAGGTATAATAGCCTTTATATCTACAATTTTAAGTGACAATGGTTATAATATTGAAAGTATGCATACAAACAAAAGTGATGAGGGAGTTACTTTAGTAATTGAACTTGATAAAAATATTGATGAAAATACCATTGAAACTATATCTAAAAACGAAGATATTAATTTCGTTAAACATTTAGTGAAAGGATTTTAA
- a CDS encoding dicarboxylate/amino acid:cation symporter, which yields MKKKFKLGLIPKLIIAIILGVLTGLYLPKIVTQVAVTFSSFFSQWLSFVIPLMILAFVTKGIADLSEGAGKLLGVTVLIAYTSTLLGGTLSWIMSDSIFPKFITADAVDQITKAAGDSLEPIFSVELKPFFDVTGALVFAFVFGLSISWLRNKGKGEYSYGFITEFNEIISNILAKAVVPVLPFYIFGNFANMAYSGSVFAILSIFWKIFILIVTLHLLYVSAMFIISGSYTGKNPIRLIKNQISGYITALGTQSSAATIPVNLECARKDGVSKGIRDFVIPLGATVHMPGSMITITACTYTILAMYGMPNGYTTMIPYIAILGIAMVAAPGAPGGAVMSALPFLPVVGIDPGSGMATLLISLYTTQDSFGTAANISGDNAIAVAVDKIYYKHIVKREKTKEELES from the coding sequence ATGAAAAAGAAATTTAAGTTAGGTTTAATACCAAAATTGATTATTGCAATTATTTTAGGGGTTTTAACAGGTTTGTATCTACCTAAAATCGTAACTCAAGTGGCAGTTACATTTTCATCATTTTTTAGTCAATGGCTAAGTTTTGTTATCCCATTGATGATTTTAGCTTTTGTTACAAAGGGAATAGCTGATTTAAGTGAAGGTGCTGGAAAATTATTAGGAGTTACAGTATTAATTGCTTATACATCAACATTACTGGGAGGAACATTATCATGGATTATGAGTGATAGTATTTTTCCTAAATTTATAACAGCTGATGCTGTTGATCAAATAACTAAGGCAGCTGGAGATTCATTAGAACCAATTTTTAGTGTTGAATTAAAACCATTTTTTGATGTAACAGGTGCATTGGTTTTTGCTTTTGTATTTGGATTATCAATTTCTTGGTTGAGAAACAAGGGCAAGGGTGAATATAGTTATGGATTTATAACTGAATTTAATGAAATTATAAGTAATATTTTAGCAAAAGCAGTAGTTCCTGTTTTACCTTTTTATATTTTTGGTAACTTTGCCAATATGGCATATTCTGGATCAGTATTTGCTATTTTAAGCATTTTCTGGAAGATATTTATATTAATAGTAACCTTACATCTTTTATATGTTTCAGCTATGTTTATAATATCTGGAAGTTATACAGGAAAAAATCCTATAAGATTAATAAAAAATCAAATTTCAGGTTATATTACAGCCCTAGGAACACAATCTTCAGCAGCAACAATACCAGTAAACTTAGAATGTGCAAGAAAAGATGGTGTTAGTAAGGGAATAAGAGATTTTGTTATTCCTTTAGGAGCAACAGTTCATATGCCTGGTTCAATGATAACAATAACAGCTTGTACATATACAATACTGGCAATGTATGGTATGCCAAATGGATACACAACTATGATACCTTATATTGCAATATTGGGTATTGCAATGGTAGCAGCTCCGGGAGCACCAGGTGGAGCAGTAATGAGTGCATTACCATTTTTACCAGTTGTAGGAATAGACCCAGGTAGTGGTATGGCAACTTTATTAATTTCACTTTATACAACACAAGATAGTTTTGGAACAGCTGCAAATATTTCAGGAGATAATGCTATAGCTGTAGCTGTTGATAAAATATATTATAAACATATAGTTAAAAGAGAAAAAACTAAAGAAGAATTAGAAAGTTAG